A region from the candidate division WOR-3 bacterium genome encodes:
- a CDS encoding aspartate 1-decarboxylase — protein sequence MLRRFVKVKLHGLKVTEANLAYTGSIGIDSEILKKASLMPGEMVLVANLNNGERFQTYIIEEEPFSGEVKLNGAAARLGLPNDRLIIMSEVLLSMEEIDSFEMTVLKFDGDNRLIN from the coding sequence ATGCTGAGGAGATTTGTGAAAGTCAAACTACACGGGCTTAAAGTGACAGAGGCCAACCTCGCTTACACCGGCAGTATAGGAATTGATTCTGAAATACTGAAAAAGGCGTCTTTGATGCCGGGTGAAATGGTTCTCGTCGCCAATCTCAACAACGGAGAAAGATTTCAAACATACATTATAGAGGAAGAGCCGTTCTCGGGTGAAGTCAAGCTGAACGGAGCTGCTGCGAGGTTGGGTCTCCCAAACGACAGGCTGATAATAATGTCAGAGGTGCTGTTGTCTATGGAAGAGATTGACAGCTTTGAAATGACTGTCTTGAAATTTGACGGCGACAACAGATTGATTAATTAG